One stretch of Harmonia axyridis chromosome 1, icHarAxyr1.1, whole genome shotgun sequence DNA includes these proteins:
- the LOC123671099 gene encoding venom allergen 3-like: MVTPTVPIYLLLTQLMALSTAKQVPLLKYRDLLTRNFSKRWLSRMSERQSATNPYCNLCCLNITTGGVRKDCGYHTLCRYTQPHCKGYMGVAFSEADKYTILDAHNTLRNGKAVLVGAANMRRLEWDDELAEVAEMWAAQCNPAHDRCRDVERFPVGQNIAVDYASKSNYLGFVRDWFRNTNHSPSSPEYTQLVWAESYVVGCARAVFQSTDSPDRPADVVYKEILVCNYGPAGNIPGQPVYAKGTPCSACPAGTECEAEYPSLCARRGDDGHAYKTTRKYKTKEEKKGVTEGGAMAVFDPDMNFNGSYGIYSLSNLILYPYIVGLVYFDY, translated from the exons ATGGTTACGCCCACCGTCCCTATCTACCTTCTCCTAACCCAACTGATGGCTCTGTCGACGGCGAAACAAGTACCCCTACTCAAATACCGAGACCTCCTCACCCGCAACTTCTCGAAGAGGTGGCTGTCGCGCATGTCCGAACGACAGTCCGCCACCAACCCCTACTGCAACCTGTGCTGCCTCAATATAACGACGGGGGGCGTGCGCAAGGATTGCGGCTACCACACCCTATGCCGTTACACGCAACCGCACTGTAAGGGCTACATGGGCGTGGCCTTCAGCGAGGCGGATAAGTACACGATTCTGGATGCGCACAACACGCTCAGAAATGGGAAGGCGGTGCTAGTGGGCGCGGCCAACATGCGCAGACTGGAGTGGGACGACGAGCTGGCCGAGGTGGCGGAGATGTGGGCGGCGCAGTGTAACCCCGCCCACGACAGGTGCAGGGACGTGGAGAGGTTCCCGGTTGGGCAGAACATCGCGGTGGATTACGCGTCCAAGAGCAACTATCTAGGATTCGTGCGTGATTG GTTTAGGAACACCAACCACTCCCCATCGTCGCCAGAGTACACGCAGCTCGTGTGGGCGGAGTCGTACGTGGTGGGCTGCGCCCGAGCCGTCTTCCAGTCCACCGACAGTCCCGACCGGCCGGCGGACGTCGTCTACAAGGAGATTCTAGTATGCAACTACGGCCCAGCCGGAAACATACCTGGGCAGCCGGTCTACGCCAAGGGAACGCCCTGCAGCGCATGTCCAGCCGGTACAGAGTGCGAGGCGGAGTACCCTTCTCTGTGCGCGAGGCGTGGCGACGACGGACACGCCTACAAGACGACACGTAAGTATAAGACAAAGGAGGAGAAGAAGGGAGTAACCGAAGGAGGGGCGATGGCCGTCTTCGATCCAGATATGAATTTCAACGGGAGTTACGGCATTTACAGCTTAAGTAACCTCATTTTATACCCTTATATTGTGGGACTGGTATACTTTGATTATTGA